The following are from one region of the Ruficoccus sp. ZRK36 genome:
- the rpsB gene encoding 30S ribosomal protein S2, whose translation MNITVKDLLDAGVHFGHQVRRWNPKSKPYVYDHRHGISIINLEKTYGLLEKACAYAEELVASGKDILFVGTKRQAQEIVREAGNTVGMPFCANRWLGGTLTNFQTVEKSLEKYKRFLAMEADGSLQKLPGKESAAIRREMARMHRNFEGILEMKKVPAAMFVIDVKTEAIAVAEAKRLKIPVIALVDTNSDPSLVGYPIPGNDDAVKAIRLVVEVVLEAIQNGLARRSEPTITQKDITPMVQRDFTEAQPEVTISPDLMVDEEEVKQEQAPAEEAAPAAAEPTTEENK comes from the coding sequence ATGAACATCACTGTAAAAGACCTCCTCGACGCAGGCGTACACTTCGGACACCAGGTCCGCCGCTGGAACCCGAAGTCCAAGCCGTACGTGTACGATCACCGCCACGGCATCTCCATCATCAACCTCGAAAAGACCTACGGTCTGCTCGAAAAGGCATGTGCCTACGCCGAAGAGCTCGTCGCATCTGGCAAGGACATCCTGTTCGTCGGCACCAAGCGCCAGGCTCAGGAAATCGTCCGCGAAGCCGGTAACACCGTCGGCATGCCCTTCTGCGCCAACCGCTGGCTCGGCGGCACCCTCACCAATTTCCAAACCGTCGAGAAGAGCCTTGAGAAGTACAAGCGCTTCCTGGCTATGGAAGCTGACGGCTCCCTGCAGAAGCTGCCGGGTAAGGAATCCGCTGCCATCCGCCGCGAAATGGCCCGTATGCACCGCAATTTCGAGGGTATCCTCGAGATGAAGAAGGTCCCCGCCGCGATGTTCGTCATCGACGTGAAGACCGAAGCCATCGCCGTCGCCGAGGCCAAGCGCCTGAAGATCCCCGTTATCGCTCTGGTCGATACCAACTCCGACCCGTCGCTGGTCGGCTACCCGATCCCGGGTAATGACGACGCCGTCAAGGCCATCCGTCTGGTCGTCGAGGTCGTCCTCGAAGCCATCCAGAACGGCCTCGCCCGTCGCTCCGAGCCGACCATCACCCAGAAGGACATCACTCCGATGGTCCAACGCGATTTCACCGAGGCACAGCCCGAAGTAACCATTTCTCCCGACCTGATGGTCGACGAGGAAGAAGTGAAGCAGGAGCAGGCTCCGGCCGAGGAAGCAGCTCCCGCTGCCGCTGAACCCACCACTGAAGAAAACAAGTAA
- a CDS encoding glycoside hydrolase family protein, whose amino-acid sequence MKAVPAQANCGSFLDRLQPVPSEGAFSIPGYWVWCGSAILGEDNRYHLFASRWSKEYPMFAGYTLHSEIVHAVSDTPSGPYTFVDKVLPCSDINAWDARMAHNPTIRKFEDTYLLYYIGSNYDPTSTQELEELSAQSYSNIRIGLATSKSVYGPWQPLDKPVLDIRPDRWDNRIVTNPAPVVRPDGRTLLYYRSNTPDGLRIGVAAADSPEGPFERLQDEPVLVFESGDFIEDPFVWWAGDHYEMLAKDMLGGITGEKHAGAHFTSVDGLDWQLMPKPKAYSRSVAYTDGSVRDLGCLERPQLLFDDGNHPVYLFAAAADGPGGFRNAFNTWSIAIPIE is encoded by the coding sequence ATGAAAGCAGTCCCAGCGCAGGCCAATTGTGGCTCATTTTTAGACAGGCTCCAGCCGGTTCCCTCAGAGGGGGCATTCAGTATCCCCGGATACTGGGTATGGTGCGGGTCGGCCATCCTTGGCGAAGACAACCGCTACCACTTGTTTGCCTCGCGCTGGTCAAAGGAGTACCCGATGTTTGCCGGGTACACGCTGCACTCCGAGATCGTCCATGCGGTATCAGACACCCCCAGCGGCCCCTATACATTTGTGGATAAAGTGCTCCCCTGCTCAGACATAAACGCCTGGGACGCCCGCATGGCCCACAATCCGACCATCCGTAAGTTCGAGGACACCTACCTGCTCTACTACATCGGCTCCAACTACGATCCGACCTCAACGCAAGAGCTGGAGGAGCTAAGCGCACAGAGCTACTCCAATATCCGCATCGGGCTCGCCACTTCAAAGTCCGTCTATGGCCCCTGGCAACCCCTCGACAAGCCGGTCCTGGATATACGCCCTGACCGTTGGGACAACCGCATCGTGACAAACCCGGCTCCAGTCGTCCGCCCGGATGGCCGGACGCTGCTGTATTACCGCTCCAATACACCCGACGGCCTGCGTATCGGGGTCGCCGCGGCAGACAGCCCGGAGGGGCCCTTTGAGCGGCTTCAAGATGAGCCGGTACTTGTCTTCGAAAGCGGTGACTTCATCGAGGACCCCTTTGTCTGGTGGGCAGGCGACCACTACGAGATGCTGGCCAAGGACATGCTGGGGGGCATCACTGGCGAAAAACATGCCGGCGCCCATTTCACCTCAGTTGATGGTCTCGACTGGCAGCTGATGCCCAAGCCCAAGGCCTACTCACGCAGTGTAGCCTACACAGACGGCAGCGTTCGCGACCTCGGATGCCTGGAGCGCCCGCAGCTCCTGTTTGATGACGGCAATCACCCCGTTTATTTATTCGCAGCGGCTGCCGATGGGCCGGGCGGCTTCCGTAACGCCTTTAACACCTGGAGCATTGCCATCCCGATCGAATAG